CATGCCGATGAGGAAAATCCTAATGATTGAAAAATTTTAAACATATCATTTAACACAGAAATAACTAAGTAAAGAAAAGTGGCATGATTAAGAGGGTTTAACTGCTGGAGCATCTctacaggcagacacacagacactgttgCAAACAGTCATCCTTACACTCTCAGGGCTTTTATCAGGGgacatttttaatcaataatCACTTATCAAAATGCTGAAGGGCAGCTGATGTGTAATTAAGATATTCAATAAAGCAAACCATTGAAAACTAAACAGTTTATAAAGGAATGGTGGTGTGTTTAAGAGGTGATTATAGAACATCcaataaatcaaatatatgGCTTTAGAATTAGTAaccattcttcttctttatcgGGGGTAATAATTAGTCGTTTTTGGAGCATCCCAAGGACACCTGGATAACTGCTTTGTATAATCTATCACTCATCTCAAGTACCACCTATCAGCCACCATGTAAACTTAGCTGAAACTGtgagtgctgctgctctggctcACAGCCAGCACTGTGGACAACCTGCTCCCCTGACTGTAACCTCACATCATTACCTCATTTCAACACTAAAACCAGCTGCTCGTAAAGCTGACATGAATTACACACTGCTGAGTCTTTCCCTTCTCTTGTCCAGACTCAAGAGAAGAAGTCTGCCAATGATGACACAGAGAtcataatattattataattaaagatgttttgttgttatggAAATGAATTGCAGATATCAGAGATTAACTGTTACATTTTCAATCCATCTGTGCTCTAAACAGAGACTGTCTTCCCAAGAAAAGTAACAGCACTCACTATTTCAGCTGTTTCCCCAATATGACATCTGTTTACGCAACATGATCTTCAATGGCAAGTAAATAGCATGCCActtttcaagattcaagattctCATTTGCCATATGTGCACAAACAGTCTAGGCACATAGGAATTCTTGATAAGATCATTTAACGTGTCATGTCATGCATTTGAACCTTTTTGAATGTCATTTAAagtcatttgcattttgttgagTTTTGAACAAGCAGAAATAGATGAGAAGAGATAACTTTTTTCATGTGACCTACAGTCACTGATTCACTTTAGACGTAAAAACTAACTGGTTAGGTTTTAGTAGAAGATCGTGGTTTGGGGTGGAAAAAGTATGTGACGTTCTCACAGTGATTAACCAGGTTTATGTGTGGTGAGTGGAGGTGTGAAAGTAAGATTTTAACTTCTCTCtcactatttttttaattcttagCAAAACTACCCCCATCATGTTTCATTCGAAAAACCAAGGGCAACACTTTCTGCAGGACTTGttcatttttgtcctttctctTCTCCATGTTTATTCTGATTAGAAAGCACCAGCAGAGAAATTACTCATATGTGAAAACCTACTTGGAAATGAACCTGTGTCTGATTCTAATTCTGAAGAAGATGAAGGTCAGAGGCATTCCTTCAAAGCTAGGGAATGACCACATAAATTATTAGCCCTGGAACATGATAAAGAATATGACTCTGTGCTTAAAGACGATTCAAATGATATGACTTAATGCAAAGAATCGGAGGTGCTATACTGGGTTCTCTTTTAACTTTTGGTAGCATGACTTCACTGGTTGGCACTGGTGGATGTTCTTACCTAAGCTGCCCTTCTATCTGACTTCATTGGCAGACATGTACAATACACACAATGCTTCTTAGTTGATGGCATCACTTATAAGCTTTAGTCCACTGATGCTGGCAACTGTTTTAATATCCTAAGTGGTCTGGACTGTCTCACAAACTCCCAGAGGTACCATACCCAGACCTTCAGTCAATACAGGCTGATGGACTTCCTGCTCTCCCTCAGTGCTAAAAATATGTTAGACTCAGAATATAGAACGTCTTGTGTTATGTGTGTCTAAGAAGCTGACAATCACAGTATGATAATGTGACAGGACTAACCATAAGGTTCAAACCTGGAACGCCTGAACTGACTGCTTTTCAACTGATCAAGTGTATTATAACAGCTGGCCAGAGTCCCAGTAGGCGAGATACCAAATCAAATCAAGGGACCAAGAAGGCCTAtgataaatgttattttttaaattaaagtcatCTTGTGATTAAAATTTAGGTTCgaattaaaataagaaatatctatgtatgtatgtgtatacatgtgtatgtatgtacatatccaatttcccttcggggattaataaagtcatctatcCATCTATATATCTGTAAGGGAAttcttttacttctctctcactgtcccTTGAGATTAGGGGTTGACCTTGGTCATCGTAGAAGGTAGCCAACGATCATCTGGGCGGTGGTGACCACCCTGTGGAGACATTTCTTCTTTGCTACTGTCGTGAACTTGGCTAGGTGAATTCAAATGCATGACTCGAGTCGGTAGAGCAGTAAACAAGGTTTATTCCAGGCAGAGGTCGGTACACAGAGAAGCAGTAAAACCAGGCAAAGGTATCCAAGATGTGAGGCAAAAAGACGAGGTCAAAAAACAAGCAGGGATCAAACCCTAAGGAGCTATAACTATGGCTGTGAGAAATGCTGGTATGTGAGGCTGGGAACATCGACGAACTGGCAACGAGACAGGACACAAGAGGGTATATATACACAGGGCTAATAGTGATAAGGAGTGATATGAAGCAGGTGCgggagaaacaatcagggatcaggtgcacacagacaAGGAGggggcagggcagacaggaacttgggacagagacagaggtgagtgatcacaaaataaaacaggaagacaagacatgaaacatgaggaaaaaataaaacacttaacagacAAGGACCATGACAGCTACTGTGTAGCTGaggaaccacacacacatgcagtatgtcAGCATGCTCCCTATGGAGCAGCGGCAGAAGGGCGCAAGCAGTTTCTGAGTGAGGTGGTTCTGCGTGGGGTCTCTTCTGTGCCCTCTTAACCAGCACTGTGGTGTCAGCTCTCCAGACCAGGTCCTCCTCTCTCTGGACACCCAGAAACCAGAAGTCAGAGACCCTCTCCACACAGTCCCcgcttttttttcctcctgtagTTGATAATCAGCTCCTTTGTCTTTGGGTGTTGAGGACCAGGTTGTTCTTTGTGCACTGCACCGACAGCCACCCCACCTCATCCCAGTATGTGGCCTCTTCCGCTGCAGAGATGAGTCCCACCACCGCTGTATCATCGGCGAACTTGACAGTGATGTTGGTGGAGTGGGCATGGGTGCAGTCGTGAGTGTAAAGTGTGTAGAGTAGTGGgttcagcacacagccctgtggggaGTCGGTGCTGAGGCTGAGAGCTGTAGAGGTGTGGGGCCCACTCTAATCCTCTGGGAGCAAGCCAACAGGAAGTCAGTTCTTACAGATTATGAGTTAAtggatatatgtatgtacatgacATATGTATATGAAATTATAATTCAATATCAGAGATAAATTGCTAATTCATGAGTTAACATGGAATATGACTGTAAGATTAATAATATGAGTTAATTAATGAGTAGTAGGGAATgggtaataataaataagtggATACTTCTTTCTACTCATTTCCAACAAGCAGTATctcatttgtgttgtttacgagaatttgtttattgaatttattttaaagatttgcattttcttcattttcattgtttttatgtttcctttttctgtcaaaaaataCTAATCATAGAATGATTATAATCATTTTACAAATTTTAAATTCAATATTAACTCAAAAACTAGTGTATGTATAAGTCTATGCCTAAGCACTACAAATTCTTACGCAGGCACTCATCATTTAATTACATATAATTCTGTAATATACAGATCTAACTCTGCAGTGTAACCTTCGCCAGAATAAAATTCTTTCATTGCCTCCTCAAGTGAATAGTGTAATTCACCACTAATAATACACACAGAGGGAacagcattcattttaaatgctgcaTTTTTCAGGTTAAAATGTTCTAATAATTTGGGTTTCCAAAGAAAACGTATCCATTCTATTTCCATGTTTTTGACCTTGTATATTCAAGCTGTACATTTAGAGGTATCAAAGAGCTGTCAGCAGTAAATGTGCCAACCATGAATAGCATGACAGTTGTGATCTGTCTCCCACAGGTCCCCTTTACCCTGACAAATCATTAACCACTTAcaaattacagccatttttatacactCACTCCCATTTTgggtggctcataaatgataGGACAAAGTAACACAATTACAAATATaagcattgtttttttaatacttggCTGAAATTCTTTGCAGTTGGTGACTGAATGAAGTCTGGAACCCATGGACATGACCAAATGCTGAGCTTCCTCCTTTTAGATACTTTGCCAAGCTTTtactgcagctgccttcagctgttgcttgtttgtcGTTCTCTCTACCTTCAGTCTTGTATTCAGTAAGGGAAAAGCATCCTCTGTTGGCTTGAGATCAGGTGACTGATTTGGCCAGTGAAGAATATCTcatttctttgccttgagaTAATCTTGGTTtgcctttgctgtatgttttgggtcattatcgCTCTGCAATATGAGCCATCATTCTATCAGTTTTCATCCTTTGGAAGAATCTGAGAAAAGTGTAGCTCTAAACACTTCAGAATTCATCCTTATCAATAAACACCAGTGACCGGGTTCCAATGGCAGCCATACCACTGCCTtcaccatgtttgacagatgatgtggCATGCTTCAGATCATGAGCTGTTCCTAATTCTGGTACAAGTGTATCTTGAtttcatcagtccaaagaatcttatttttttgagtgttttctgGCAAAGTCTAATGAGGCCAGTGGTTACCAGTGGtttaaaaatggctgtaattcctaaatggttgatgtcacacttttgtcaaacccaTTGAATTAAAGCTGGAAGTCTTCACTTCACTCACACCTTGAgcgtttcatttcaaattcagtgtggtggtgtacaTAGGCCAAAGTCCAAAAAACTTACACTCGTCCAAAAACATATGGACCAACCAACTGTTGACCAACcgtatttttaaatgttcaaaaaatgactttacagatgttttatgaggacagaaatgcattcaacacatttgttaGGATATGTATAATGAGTTTTGGCAGcaatgaatgtaaacataacttGTGTCTGTTTACAGGGGTCCCTTAAGTTATGCTTTAAGATATGGAAACATTCTTGATAGAACACAATTTCATAGGCCAGTCACAGGCCAGATCTGTCTTTGCCAACCTTAACCTTATGGAAGTAATACTAATAATACTAATTACTTGAGGTGCcctttaaaatgtaatgttaaaatgaacattatattaaaaaaactaTGTAAAAAAATTATGTGGTTCTTAATCATACAAGCTGAGGTTAATTGTTTCAATTTCTACACAATTTTACACTGTACACAGGCAATGAAGCTCCTGAGTCAGGGCAGTGTTTGCTCCTGAGCCAACTGTGCCAGTTAACTGGCCTCTAACTACAGCAGTGGCTGAGCACACTGTGAAGCAATGGTCTATAAAATTTGTTGTAATAACCACTTACTGTCAAATGTTTTCCCTCTAAATTACATAAATTGGAAGGATACAAGAAGTACACATTTGGCACCATGCTAAACTTTCTTACTGTGCTTGATGttccttttttattgtttggcACAGAGTTCCCTCCACAAAACATGGCCTCAAGATCAGGTAACAACGCAGGAACCATATAAGAGGTTTATTACTATTACAGTTTTTAATATGTATTAGCATATTGCCAAACAAATTTACAATTAAATTAACACACAGTACTTGCCACACAGACAACCTTGGGCCTTCCGAGCCTGTAAGGGTTTTGGTGCAGGACAACTGCTTGTTTTGCCGGGTTGATAATCCATCCTTGGCAGAAAGAAATTCCATAGTGATCCTGAAAGAGGATCAGTCTGGTTTAGTGctgctgagtgctgctgcaCGATGGATCTGGGTGCAGTACTGCAGAGGGACATCCAGACCCACGACAGGACCCACCACACTGAGCCATGACAGCACATAGTTCACTGgcctgctcagacacacacacacacacacacaccacacacaggcatgcagtAAGTATAATGGACATGAAAGATATCTAAAAATACTGCATGAGGTGAAGTGACTTAACGTTATTTGGCTTCCTAATTGACGTAACCGTATCAGCACAATGATGCTGGTGTCATACCATAGTTATTACATCAACATAGGTTTAAATCTAGCTTCAACTTAATGCAAATGCTATAATTTACATGCAgcatttcagtgaaatgaaggGTCTCCTGCACAGTGTAACACTAAAGAAGTTCAGAGATACAACTAAGTTGCATTAAACAGTTTTTAGATAAGTGAATCCAACACTGATTCTACCTGTGTTGGTCCTGAGCCGCATTCACTATTGGCCTCATCAACTCCTCTGTTCTACAGGGGTGGAGCATAAAGAAAGGCTGACCCAGCAGAGGATGCTCCTAtcacacaatacacacagagaaaacagagcttCAATGAGGAAACTGAAGATAAAGCTTATGGCTGCATCTTTCCTGGTTTTACCTGCAGAGTGATTGTATTCAGAGGACTTGTCTGAAGTCGAAGCCTGAAGTTTGGATGGACACAGCTCCAAACCTCCTCTAATGATAGACTCCTTCCCTCTAACATGttgacacaaaaaagacaacaaaaatatgAGAGGGCATCAACATAAAATACTGATGTGAAATATTGCTGTATGGATGTAACAGGGTATTTTTCAAAAGAAGAATTTTCAGAAATTAATGAGAACTGTTGACTAGTATCCAAGTCTAGAGGTCCAACCAATGACAAGTGCACCCTGCACAATGTGTTACCACGGCCCtgccctggagccaggcctggagAAGTGGCCCGTCGGCTATTGGGACAaggaatgtcacctcactggttGGGAAGGAGCCTGAGCTTGTGCGAGAGGTTGAGAGATACCGGCTAGATAGTCAGGCTCACCTATATGCACAGCTTGGGCTCTGGAACCAGTCTCCTAGAGAGGGGTTGGACTCTTTTCTGGAGTTGCTTTGGGTGAAAGGCAGGAGTGGCTTATTTACTTATTAGCCCCATGGCTGTCTGCCTGTATGTTGGGGTTTAAACAATGTGTGGCTCGGGCAGTCGCGAAAGCAAAAACCTGGGTGTGGGAGGAGTTTGGTGAGACCATCGAGAGAGACTTTCAGTGAGCCTCAAAGaaactcctcagcctccctgggaaagtctgCGCCAGGGTGTTACGGGCCATCCAATCTCTGTGTTGCCAGAGTGAGAGCTTGGTTCGCATTGCCGACAACAAGTCAAACTCGTTTCCAGTTTGGGTTGGATTCCATCAGGGTTGCTCCTTGTTATTGGTTCTGTTTATGATCTGACAGAATTTCTAGGTGCAGCCAAGTGGTGGAGGGTGTCAGATTCAGTGGCCTAAGGATTCCATatctgctttttgcggatgatgtaGTCCTATTGGTGCCATCAAGCGGCGACCTCCAGCTCACAGTGGCATAGTATGCAGTAGAGTGTGAAGCGGCTGGGttgaagatcagcacctctaaacctgaggccatggttctgagctggaaaagggtggattgcccACTCCAGTTCGGAGAGAGAGAGTTGATGCCCCAATTGGAGTGAGGGTAAAATGGAGCAGGAGACTGACAGGCGGCACAGTCTGCTTGATGCGGATGCTGTATCCGtctgtcgtggtgaagagagcCGAAAGGCTAAGCTCTCAATATACTGGTAAGTCTACGTTACAACCCACACCTAAGGTCACGAGCTGTGGGCAGTGTCCGAAAGAAAAAGATCGCGGATACAAGCGGccgaaatgagtttcctccgcagggtggccGGACTCAGAGAGAGGTGAGGAACTCGGACGTCCAGGAGGGTCTCAGTATCTAGCCACTGCTTCTTTGCACCAAGAGGAGCCAGCTGAGGTTGTTTGAATGCCTCCATGATGTCTTCCTGGGGATTTGTTTCGAGCTTGTCCATCTGGGAGGAGACCAGGGGGCAGACATAGGACAAGATGGAGGGATTATATATCTcgtctggcctgggaatgccttggTATCCCCTTGGAAATGGCAGGgaagaggacagtctgggcttccctgctgaggctGGATTTGTGGACTGCTTTTTGCAgagttttgagttttgcttAGTGCTTGTGTAATGATGGCTCCTGCTACAAGCTTATGCTCAGCTAGTGACTTGATTGGTGTATTGGTGGAATACATAAGACTCTGTCAGACACTTTatcaataaaataacaacaaaggaCCGCATATGGGAGcacacaagttttttttgtgGGTATTCAGGCTGCTTCGTGTTGGAGTGCTGCTTGTGAACTCATCTGCCTGGAAATCTCCACGCAAAACTGTTCCAAGTTCCACTTATTACCAAAGTTTATAAAACATCCTATTGCCGTTGATTAATCAGTGAAGGCATAAAAGGACAACCTCTATTTGACTTAAGAAAAATggtttcaaaacatttcaaataaaaatcaacgCATTTTGCAGATGCATACAAATGATGTCACTATGCTTCAGATGAAGCATATTGAGAGGTTGTGTGCAACAAATTCTGCtccttttcaaatcaaacaatcAGACATTCAGATCTGCTTCATGCAGTGATTGGTCAGCTATGTAGAGGTGTGTGAGATTTTATGTGAGCAGCAACACCATGAATACCTTTGAGGAGAGACTGAAATCCCTGTTTGTACGATTCATTCTGTCTGAATCATAATAATCAGTTACTTTTGGAACTGCTTTTCAGTGTAAGTATCAAATCAGATGGAAACAACACTTCTTTGTACACTTTGgcaaaacaaaattagtttcaAGTATAATCAGGCTACGAAAATTGCACCACTAACTCGTCTAACCTCTGCCCCATGTTGACATTCATTCATACCTTTATCACAATAACACAATTATGTGACTGTTAGAATTGGTGAGAAGTGAAACTGATGATTTTCTATTCTTCCTTTTTGCTAACTGGCCATGGTATAAACTCATTAGTGCAGTTCAAAGTGTTCtatgataaagaaaataatacatGTGGTGAATGGAATGCAAGTCCCCTTCATATGGTGCTGCTCATTGTTTTTGcatcatttattattcattacaCAGGGACACCATCTTCtgcattgttattgttaatttCTAGCCTATATGTGCATTCATAAGTtctaaatgtgattttaaaattgatttcatgcatttcatattatcattattaagaTATTATGATTACTATGAAAGCAGTGATTATGTATTACATGAGGCTGGCCTCTCGCCTGAAAGCAGTTTAACTGTCCAAAGGGTTCCATGTCTGACAACTGAGTAAAACACAGTCAAACCTCTCAATATAACCAAAaaaccatcaccatcatcatcaaacacatcaaacaataATAAGtgacaaatatttaaatgacCATGTATGTCCACAGGGCAGAGAATTACAGTTAGTGCAGCGGTATATGTGTGCTTTGGCTGTCTCACATGTAACTAACCCAGAGTGAAGGCTCTGAAATAGAGCACAGGAGTACTGTAGCTGCAGGAGTACAGGATGTGATACTCGTACTGAAGTACCTGGCTGCTGCCTTCAGAGACCGTACAGACTCCATCGTCTTCATCTTCATCGTTCATGTCACTTTTAACGCCGTCATTATCACCTAGGGCAACAAGAACagactgcagaggaagagaggtaCAGAATATAAAGTAGTGGACTACGGTCTTCATGTGTCTGTCATTGAATTCAATCTGTTGAtatgtgtgttcactgcagcaACTTTCCCCACATTATTTTACCTTTACGTGGTACTATTTACAAAAAGACCTGGGGGTGGGGCTCGCAGCACTTAACACTTTTCACTGGCTAGGTATTCGCAGTGCTTAATTTCAGACACAATTTCTAAAAATGTGCAGCCATGAATCAGTTTACGTTTTGTTCATTGTGCTTGAACACATCAAGACTGAGTTTCAGAAGAAAGCACACTACAGATGGATCGTagtgtaaatgtaaatgcagtCATCACTTTTTCATAAGACAGGGGAAgactttctttaattttttggAGGTTTTTCTCTGAACCTGTAGTTTGTCCAGTAGTTCCAGGTATTTTAGGTGGTAAGTTTTATAATAAAGATTTATCTTATCTTAGGTTTGTCTTATCTGTGTTTACTTCGAATTGGAAGCCTGGAAAAACTTTCCATTAGGAATTAGTAAAGGTGTGTGCAGATTATTACATGTGCttcaacattcattttaatacaACTGACAAATTAGAAGTATTATCTACTAGTAAAGGCACTGATGGAAAATTGAGCTGATGATATCTGATGAATGTTGCCATGTTTTCCCACCTGTTCTTTTTCCAGTATCTGCTGATCAGGCTGGgagtgacaggaagtgtgtggtTCTTTCTCTGAACTTGATCCTTCATGGTCCCACACTGGGCTTGAGTCAATTGTGACTGACCTGAGAGCAGTCTTCCTCAAGTAGCCCTCCTCTGTACCCTGAACTCAGATCAGAGACTACCATTAACCACATTAATGGAGCATAACAGGTTTCCAGGCCCTGTCTCAAGGACAGTGACAGTAATGGACCTCCTCACCTGGACTGCTTCCCAGGTCCAGCCGTCTTTCAGCTGCTCCgactgctgcaggaggagcagacaaCAGCGACGAAAGTTCTGCTCATCCAGCACATAATTTGTCATGTCTGCAAGGGAATGTGAAGAAAGCTTTATTGATATGGAATAAAACACCTTTTACTGAAGGTGTGTGAAAGGTGTAGAGCCTTCGTACAGTTAAAACAAGCACGAGCTGCTTTACCAACTGGAATGTTAAAGTAACTGGGAAGACATTACAGTACCTAAACTGTATTGATGTATTTTCTATCACTGATCAGTAGTCATATAGATATTCATTTTCATACTTTACAGCAAATGAGTCAGTAGCTTTGTAACTATTCCATACTACGTATTAAAagcagtatttttttcattttctgaagcATCTGAGCTACTACCTCACCATCCATTGTTTTTCTACTACTTAAGTAGAATAttactggatttttttttaaatacttgtAGCTAATTTCATTGTTTCGTTatatctgttctgttctttcagTAGTAAACAAGCTAATAGTAAACAGTAGCCAGTAGTAAACAAAGTTTTGGGTCAAACCaggaaataataacaatgttaCATCCTTCTCGGCTGTAACTTGCTGaagacaaaacatatttttatcgTTTCACAAAAGCGAACAAACTGAATGATATCATTTTAACTGTAACGCCACCTCGCAGTTCTGGTGTAAATGTGACAACTTTCCGCAGTCTGACGC
This portion of the Scatophagus argus isolate fScaArg1 chromosome 13, fScaArg1.pri, whole genome shotgun sequence genome encodes:
- the atg10 gene encoding ubiquitin-like-conjugating enzyme ATG10 isoform X1, with translation MISQPGRETALQLRFLQNRSSSNMTNYVLDEQNFRRCCLLLLQQSEQLKDGWTWEAVQGTEEGYLRKTALRSVTIDSSPVWDHEGSSSEKEPHTSCHSQPDQQILEKEQSVLVALGDNDGVKSDMNDEDEDDGVCTVSEGSSQVLQYEYHILYSCSYSTPVLYFRAFTLEGRSLSLEEVWSCVHPNFRLRLQTSPLNTITLQEHPLLGQPFFMLHPCRTEELMRPIVNAAQDQHRPVNYVLSWLSVVGPVVGLDVPLQYCTQIHRAAALSSTKPD
- the atg10 gene encoding ubiquitin-like-conjugating enzyme ATG10 isoform X2, translated to MTNYVLDEQNFRRCCLLLLQQSEQLKDGWTWEAVQGTEEGYLRKTALRSVTIDSSPVWDHEGSSSEKEPHTSCHSQPDQQILEKEQSVLVALGDNDGVKSDMNDEDEDDGVCTVSEGSSQVLQYEYHILYSCSYSTPVLYFRAFTLEGRSLSLEEVWSCVHPNFRLRLQTSPLNTITLQEHPLLGQPFFMLHPCRTEELMRPIVNAAQDQHRPVNYVLSWLSVVGPVVGLDVPLQYCTQIHRAAALSSTKPD